The Chionomys nivalis chromosome 4, mChiNiv1.1, whole genome shotgun sequence genome contains the following window.
AATTCAAGAAATGCCTCCATGCcatgaaagaaacacacagtgtttgaggggagaaaggaaactgACTTCTAAGTGTGGCTTGCGGGAGCACTTCCAACTGTGTTGGGTCTCTTACAGTAAACACAATTTAATGGTTAATTGTTGCTAATTGGAACTACTAATGGACCTAATTTTTAATTAAGGGATGAGACGGAAGTCATTTGGAATTAGCTCACGGAATCCAGGAGTACACATGCTGTCCAAAGTTTGAGAAACAGCTCTTCCTTTAAAGACATGTAAACCCTATCCCCCAGCCTGTTGGCGATATGGGAGAGTCTTCAAAAGTAATTCTTTCCAAGGGATGGCTGTACAAAGTTAGGCTTTGCCTGCTACTGAAGGAGATACTCCAGTGCCATCTGTTTTGTTTAGCTTGATGTGGGGTAAAGGCAGGGGGACTAAGTCCCACTATGCAGCTTAGGCTGTCCTAAGTGGAAATatcttaagagccagaggatggggaatttgctgtgagattgtatcttttagtaatatcagaagctacacctaCAAAGTCCCAGCAACATGGCCACCtgaacatgaactgaacaagcATGGCACCAGTGGACATGCCAAACTGGGTGGTGAAAAGTTCATGATGCCTCAGCCCTGCACAAACAATTGTGCAAACAGGTAAAGCCGTGATCTTCCCTGGGAAGAATACACCAATTGGTTGTTGGATGCCAAATGGCCAAGTAAATTACATAGACTaacagattatatttaggaatacatacatatgtgaaaatgcatatatatgtgagaAAGAACTGTTAGCAAAAAAGGAGGCCACacatttgaaggagagcagggggAGGTAGATGAGAGGGTGTGgcgggaggaaagggaggagggcagAAATCTTGTAATTGAactacaatctcaaaaataaacaaagaaatgaaaaggacgCTTATTAGGAATGTGTGGCTGCGGTCATCTGTCTTCTAAGGGAAATGACCAGGGATTACCAGTCACAGAGCGGTGACTGAGGAGAGGGGACAAGGGTGACACACCTCAGAGACCCATGATCCCCAGCATCACCCACTCTCTTTGGACATCGCTACTCTTCCCTTGGCATTTCCCCCCTGGTAATTATTTCTCAACTACATATTCACTGTAGAAGCCTCCGCTCACTTTAGACCCACTTGTCTAGCAGTATCTTGTGCCCCTGGGTTACCTAAGTCCAGTTTGGTGACCTGGCCTCATGATAAAGTCCATCATCAATAAATAATTCATGGTCCAAAATCTTAAAAATCCAAGTTTTTTTGATTTTCACTACTCCACACATCTGAGtctcttgaattttctttctatcttctatcatcttttgttCGTTCTTCAAAGTCTTCCTCAAAACCATTTGTGGTTCAGTTACTTCCGTACCCGAGCCATCAGAGcgcatttcctgttttcttactCCATACGAGAAATCTTCAGAGCTGATTAATCTATTTTCTTGGCTGCTGATCATTACAGCAAGCAAAATCAAATTTCCTGAACCTGAAATATGACTTAGTGGGAAAAAGCCCTTGCCTCACAAGACGAATGACCAGAGTTTCAGCTCTGAAACCCACAGTGACAGAAGACTGATTCTCTTATGCCTTCCTCTGGCCCCCGCaagcatgcactcatgcacacacacacgcacacacacacacacacaaacaaacacacgcatgcacgcacacacacgcacattcacaccacaacaaaatttttaaaattgtcacAAAAGTCCACTCTCTGTAGTTCTGAATGAACTGCCCCTCaaaccttccctttcctctcttctgcctGAAGCCTCCCATCACATCTCCTCAAGACTTAGAAGTTTGCATAGAAGCCAAGAGCAGCTTCCTGTTCCTCCAGGCACACACAACACCCtttcttcatgccccatacaAGCAGGACTTTCTTGAGGTCCTTTCGGGTGCTCACCTCCCTTTAGATACATCTTTAACTATTGTTCTTCTTTCTTCCCGTAGTAGAAATAGTCCATTAAAAAGATCAACAAATAATCAGCTGCATTCCCTGTCTCTTTAGATCATCTTCAACCCTTAAAGCCAAACTTGTGGAGTTGCTACATCTGCCCATGACATAACAGGCATTCACTCTTCTTGCCCTTTCCCCCAAATACCACTAACAAATTCACTAGAGAATTTCTCAAATctcatttggtgtgtgtgtgtgtgtgctgatgcacctgcatgtgtgcatacatatttgtACCTGCGTGAGgtttcctgtggaggccaggacagggagccagatcccctggaactggaggggTAGGTGGTGTGAGTTGCCTgacataggttctgggaactgaacacatgccctctgcaagagcagcgagtgctgttaactgctgcaCCGTCGTCTCCACCCTCCTAGTGATCAGGTTGAAGGAAATCCCATGGCTTGTTTTTAAGACGCCTATGCACTTGTCAAAGTCTCGCTTTTGACATAGCTGAGTCTTCCTCCTCTGTTTGGCTCTCCATCTATTACATGGCGCCCTTTCCTTTACTCTTTTGGGCTTCCATTTTGTGCTCCTTTTCTTAAACCGAGGATTCTGTCACTCTTTCTTGCTTCAAGCACACTCATCCTGGCAGCAAAGGCTAAACTCTGTGACAGTAACTCCAAACACAACCTCCACGTAAAGACAGCGTTTGTAATAGAGACACACATTGCCACTGCTGTTCGACTCTCCACTGGCATGTGTGACGGATATCTCAACGCCAACTCGTTCACTAGAGAAACTCAGCCTTCTCCCCAGCACACCCGAGCCTCCTTCAGTTTAACTCCTAAAAGGGGTGGGGGCGGTCACTGAGCTACAGGACTGAAGACCTGTGCTTTGTCCTTTTGATGTCTATCCTGGTACTCAATTGTTTACAGCATTTGGGGTGTCCTATCCCCTTCCCTTATCACAAACTTGCTAGCATTCAATGTCACGGTCATTTTCAGGATGGGACTACTTGCTACTGTGAATTCTTTGAGATCCTTCAGTGCATTTGGCCCATTCTGGTTTTGCCTGATTCCTGGACATTCTCTGTCCTATAAGCAGAGCAATTACGTCATTCTCCTTAGGATAGTGCTCGTTACCTTACCTGAGGATGCTGCTACAGCTGACCTACTTCTCCAGCTACATTCCCTACTCCCCATCTCTACATATATCGCTGTCCTGCTAAGCTGTCTCTAATTTCCCAGCCTTTCCAACTCTCAGAAGTCATTGCCCAAGCTGCTCCCTTAGTCTGAAATCTCAGCTCTGTTTTTTTAACTTAGGTAATTCCCATGTATCTTTGTTTCTACGGTGAGAAAATTCTTTCCCCAAGGCctttctctgacctctgctggtTTATGTCTATTGTTCCTTCGTGTACCGACATAATATATCGTGCCAATAATGATTAGCGTGGCTGTAGCGAACATTGTTTGAACACTtagttaatgtcagggcctgttCCAAGCAGAGTGTACGGTTTAACTTAATCAATGCTTACAACCTCCTTATGTGGTTGGTGTTTCCCCAGAGAAGTAACGAGCTAAAGAAAGGTCAGTAATTTCCCCAAGTGTCCACCACAGAAAAGGACACAGGTAGCTTCAGAACtggagcattttttttaatgaatcaaAAATTAATAGTAAAGCATTTATATTGttgtattaaaatattcataaccaaTGTCTTTCTTTTCTAACGAGAACTTCTAGTTCCAGCACTGAACTCAAACTAACACACAGTATGTTACCAACAaagatttaataaatacataaatatcttTCCTTTCTGCCACCGCCATGCCATCCAGACTGAGGAAGACCCGGAAACTCCGGGGCCATGTGAGCCACGGCCATGGCCGCATCGGTAAACACCGCAAGCATCCAGGAGGACGCGGGAATGCTggaggcatgcatcatcacaggATCAACTTCGACAAATATCATCCAGGTTACTTCGGGAAAGTTGGGATGAGGCATTACCACTTAAAGAGGAACCAGAGCTTCTGCCCGACTGTCAATCTGGATAAACTGTGGACGCTGGTCAGTGAGCAGACTCGGGTCAACGCTGTCAAGAACAAGACTGGAGTTGCTCCCATCATTGATGTCGTGCGATCGGGCTACTACAAAgttctggggaagggaaagctccCTAAGCAGCCTGTCATTGTGAAAGCCAAATTTTTCAGcagaagagctgaagagaagaTAAAGGGTGTTGGAGGTGCCTGTGTTCTGGTGGCTTGAAGCCACTCAGGGAGGCCAATTAAATGCTAAcactttcaataaataaataaataaataaataaataaatacatacatacatacatacatacatacatacataaataaaacaagatgAGACGTGACTGAAAGAACAAAGAGTCCTTACCCGACATGAGAATCACCCAGACCTAGCTTTGATACATGCCAAGGTCATACTTTGTCCTCAAATCTGAAGGGACATGCTGTCCTTCAACACCCTCATACTGTTGGCCATTCTAAGAGTTGGCACATCCTGTCTTGTATGCCTGACAGACCTCTCCACTGGCGTCTGTCTGACAAACTCCTATTCAGTTTTACCGATGCTACTCCAAATTCACCTTATTACTCTGAATctcaaattttctttctattttcttgtttctctatACCATTTATATCATCACAAATAACATCACAAGAAACAGCGAAATAAAACTGAACTATGATGccgtttttttttaaataaggacaGACTTTCTATTCATATTTACATCTTCAATGCTTAGCATAGTACTTAGAAATAGTTTGGTAATGTTTAAAATACTGGTTGAATGAAAACAGAATAGATTATATCTCCGTGGATAATTAAGTTAATATCTTGAGCTCTAATATATTAGAGCAATTTGGTTGACTCATATATTGGCAAAAGCTGATTATCTAAATCACTTGATACTGGCACATTGGGCTATTTGGGGAAGATTTATTACCTCATCaggctcagtttgctttctgaaTATGGTCAATAGTTGGATAAAAGATATACAATTGTTCAATGAAATCGTCGCCAAGCCAATTAGCAATCATTATAGAAAACACATCTATTGCTATGTAGACATAAGCCTAAGGAGAGCACAGCTAGCAATATGCACATCTGGTGTCCAAATCTTATAAGGAGTAGCTAAGTGTAAAATGGTCCAAAATGTGGTTTTTCATAAGAATGTTCTATTGGCCCCTTTCTTTGTACCCAATATTGACAACTTAATATATCTTTTATTGGCCACAAATCATAGtgagtttttatgtgtatgtgggggttacatgtatgtatgtgtgcacacgtgtacagGAGCATATACGTATATCTACACATACATGTGGGGGTAGGGAGATGTCAATTttggatgtcattcctcaggGTCACCCACAGTTTTTCTTGAGGTTGGGTATTTCATTGGTCTGGACCTCGCCTATTGGGCTGGATTGGCtgatttctgcctccccagtgctggcattactctgtgtctggtttttttatgtgggtgctgtgggATTGAAATAAGAGCCTCCTGCAAGCATCCAGTGATTATGTCAATTCACAAGCTCAATATCTTGGATTTTAATTTTCTACTGTGGTTTTATTTCTTGTtccacagacatacactcacagGCTTAAGTTGTGTAAACTATTATGTTTAGCAAGTTGTTTATCTACTTGAGATTTTCAGTGGAATCAGATGGGAACTTCCAAGGTTAGGTACCGTTTCTTGCCAAGACTGATTTGTATAGAGGCGACCCATGATTGTAAAGTAAATAATTCTGACAATTGGCTTGCAATTTTCATTGCAATATGTGTGTTAATATCTTGCTATATTcattgtgacacacacacacaaacacacacagagaaatagtcTTATCACAGAGGTGCCTAGAACTCAtcacgtagaccaggctgtcctcaaattcctagagatttgcctacctctgccttttggATTCTtagattaagggtgtgcaccaccatgcccagcattcaCTGTGTTCTTAAAGATGAAAGGACGCTTGGCTGAgagattatttgttattattaatgTTAGTTAATTATGAAGAGTATGAGTCTTCTGTCCAACAAAGGGGCCAAAGGTTAAAGGAAGTAAAAACTGTACATACCAAACATTCCTCTACAGTGTCCCGTGttttaaacacaaaagaaacattaCGCTATGATAGGTCATACATGGAGGGACAAAAGGCACATGACATTTTAATGAATGGCAATCCCTGGAGAACGAGAGTACCAAAGTGATGTCCAGTTACAAGCCAACTCTTTGCATCGATGTGGCTCTGAGATGAAATATAGCTCCAGGCATAACTAAGGAAATCCACAGGACAGGAGGAAGGGCTCCCCTTCAGAAGCTATATCGGGCAAGCGCAGTGGCCTTGAGTGGGATGCTCTCTGCTGAAAGCCATTTTCCAGCTGTCGGACTCAACTGCCTCCCAGTTCTTTAGGGCATTTCCTGAATTATGCTTCATGTACTCTGTCCAATGACCTTTTTAGTccctttgaatatttttaaccACTTAACATGCCAAAGGCCCAAAGAGTTCCAAGCTCTTCGTGCTTCCTGTGACTCTTCAGTTagttgaaataaacaaaaattaataattgtGTCCATTTTCCTCTTTGCAACAAACGAAAAGTGAAAGTTAAGATGAAGGCACAGTTTCCATGCAGTTCTTCTTAAAAAGCACCTTctttacacacatatactcagcTCCACATTGCACCATTAAACTTTACAAAACAAATTAATTGATTGTTGAAGACCCTCATGTGGCCTCACATCAAGCTCTG
Protein-coding sequences here:
- the LOC130873603 gene encoding 60S ribosomal protein L27a-like encodes the protein MPSRLRKTRKLRGHVSHGHGRIGKHRKHPGGRGNAGGMHHHRINFDKYHPGYFGKVGMRHYHLKRNQSFCPTVNLDKLWTLVSEQTRVNAVKNKTGVAPIIDVVRSGYYKVLGKGKLPKQPVIVKAKFFSRRAEEKIKGVGGACVLVA